CAGTCGGGCGATGATGCTGCCAAGAATCGCCTCAGTTTTTCTTTCACGGACAACCGTGCTGGCAGAAAGGATCCATGGCAGCCGGAGGAGCACCTGTCCGACAGCATCATCGACCCAGCCGCCTCGATCATAACCAAGAAGGACGGTCGGCCCTGCACCATCATTGTGGGCACCATCTTCGGGAGTCGCAGTGGCCGCGTCACCTTCTGCGTGCAACGCGATGCCTCGGTGCCACCGCCGTTCCTCTTCGAACTTTCCGTGCCGATGCAGTCCCTTGCTGCCGAAATGGCATCCGGCCTTCTCCGTATCGCGCTCGAGTGCCATCGCTCTAGCGGCAGATCGGGTGCTGCGGGCGACAAGGCTACTGGTGGCAGATCGAGGAACGTTTGGAAGGCGTCCTGCAATGGGCAGGACGTGGGACATGCAATCCGCCGGCCTCCAACGGACTGGGAGCGGGGCGTGCTGGAGAGCATGCGGACGATGACGGCTGGTGTTGGGGCGCTTCCTCCTGTAGAGGCTCCAGAACAGATCAATGAGGGAGGACAGCAAGACTGCGGCGGCGCAGAAGTGCTGTATATGAGGGCGACTTATCAGAGAATCGTGGGCTCCAAGGACGCCGTCTCGTACCATCTCATCAGCCCCGGCACCGCTGGCGGTAGCCCGCCTCAGGAGCTCAGCCTCTTCTTGCTGCGAACCAGGGGTAATTGAGATTGATGGGGTGTAGATGCGTAGTGTCATGCCTGGCGTGGATGTGCTACATCTACATGTTACTACTATATGGCATCGTGATCACAGTTTGTCTGTTTTATGGTTTGGTGGGTTTGATCTGGCTTACATCTCTTCCATGTTAATATTATCTACTGATTTTACCCCCGAGTACATACTCATTTTTTAGTTTTCCAGGCTATGCTGGTTGAGTTTGCATCTTCCGCATATCAAAACATACTGCTcgtttgatttattttctgtgttgCCGACAACCTGATTTGTTGCATTTTTGCTAAGCTGTTGATGCTAGAACTACTATTTCCATTACCTAGCAATTCCCTTTGACTGCAACTAGAAACCATGCACCATTTTAGATCCTTGTTTCCCTTAACTCTAGCCGCAGGTACGCAaggtcgaagatgaggaagagCTAGCTGACAATAGCTGTCGTTCTCGGATTTTATATCATTTGGAGGATCCCTGCACATGTAATTGCCTGTCCTGTAGCATCTGGAGTTTGTAGTATTCTTTACCAAAGCATGTGAACCAGGATCTGTGCATTTGTCCTGTGCCAGAGGTTTTGGATTATTTTTTACCCATCCTTTAGGAACCTTCTGTATCGGGGCTTCAGCAGAAAAGTAAACAACTCTATTTGGCATAATCGATCGGATCGTACATGTTCAGTTTCGGATTTGGACATGCCATTGCAGGATTGAGTTACAGACGGTGAGAGAAGAAGATGCCTGATCTCTCTGGGAAACAGCCCCGCCTACTTTTGAGATCATGACTTCTTCTCCCATCGCATGGTCAAAGATCGCGGAAAGGATTTGACATGTTCGGTTGTCACATCAGTCTACATTGCAATGGAAGTGAACAGTAAAGCAGAATAATGAACTTCGAAACCGCAGTGGAATCACTCGCCAATTTGCCCCTTCCTCTTCTGGAAACGAGTTTGACGAAAGAAAATCGTGGTTGTTGAACCCTCGGCGTTGGCTGTCTACACTTGTCTTCTTCAGCCAACGTGCCCATTCTCTAGCAGCCGAGCTGTCTGAATTGGGTCCAAGTTGCGTTGCGCCCAAACCACACCATACAAACGACGATAAATCCCATCTCGTGCCTTCCACGCCGTCCGTTCTACGTGTCCCGGCGCCAACCCAACGGCCAACCGACCCCGCGTCCGTGCATAACAGCGGCAGCCGTGACGCGACGCCATGCCGCCGGCCGAGCGGCTCGACGTCGAGATCACCTCCCGGACACTAGTCCGCGCCTCCGACCCGCCGCGGGGCTTCCCGGCGGTGCTCCCGGTGTCCAACCTGGACCTCATCTTCGGCTCTTTCCACGTCTTTTTCATCTCCGTCTACCCTGCTCCCACCGCCGGCTTCcccgccgtggccgcggccgcgcgcgccgcacTCCCGGCTTTCCTCTCCCGGTTCTTCCCCTTCGCCGGCCGCATCGTCCCCAACGCCTCCACGGGCATCCCCGAGATCCACTGCTCCAACGCGGGCGCCGAGCTCGTCatcgcccgcgccggcgccggaacCCGGCTCGCGGACGTCGACTTCTTCGACGCCGACCGCTCGCTGGGGCGCATCCAGGTGCCGTTCCAGCGCGGCCTCGCGCTGTCGCTGCAGCTCGTCGGGTTCGCCTGCGGCGGGTTCGCGCTCACCTGGGGCTCCGACCACCTTCTCCTCGACGGCCGCGGCCTCACCGCGCTGCCCAACGCCTGGACCGAGCTCCTCCGCACGGGCGAGCTCCCATGGC
This is a stretch of genomic DNA from Brachypodium distachyon strain Bd21 chromosome 1, Brachypodium_distachyon_v3.0, whole genome shotgun sequence. It encodes these proteins:
- the LOC112269885 gene encoding protein MIZU-KUSSEI 1-like, with the protein product MKKNTSASNYLCLAPIFSSCIPSGKQQSGDDAAKNRLSFSFTDNRAGRKDPWQPEEHLSDSIIDPAASIITKKDGRPCTIIVGTIFGSRSGRVTFCVQRDASVPPPFLFELSVPMQSLAAEMASGLLRIALECHRSSGRSGAAGDKATGGRSRNVWKASCNGQDVGHAIRRPPTDWERGVLESMRTMTAGVGALPPVEAPEQINEGGQQDCGGAEVLYMRATYQRIVGSKDAVSYHLISPGTAGGSPPQELSLFLLRTRGN